A single window of Nicotiana tomentosiformis chromosome 1, ASM39032v3, whole genome shotgun sequence DNA harbors:
- the LOC104105708 gene encoding non-specific lipid transfer protein GPI-anchored 10, producing the protein MKVSSRNTSTLKMLVLFLAISSLVIKESNAHPCSATFFSALIQLIPCRAAVAPFSPIPPSEACCASIKALGQPCLCVLINGPPISGVDRTMALQLPDKCTANFEPCEFAK; encoded by the exons ATGAAGGTTTCAAGCAGAAACACTAGTACTCTAAAAATGCTTGTTTTATTTTTGGCCATAAGCAGTTTAGTGATAAAAGAAAGCAATGCTCATCCTTGTAGTGCAACTTTCTTTTCGGCATTGATTCAGCTGATACCGTGTAGGGCAGCAGTAGCTCCGTTCAGTCCGATCCCACCAAGCGAGGCGTGTTGCGCGTCGATCAAGGCATTAGGGCAGCCATGTCTTTGTGTTCTTATCAATGGCCCTCCTATTTCTGGTGTTGATCGAACCATGGCCTTGCAGCTTCCTGATAAGTGCACTGCCAACTTTGAACCAT GTGAATTTGCAAAGTAG
- the LOC104105709 gene encoding histone H3.2, which yields MARTKQTARKSTGGKAPRKQLATKAARKSAPATGGVKKPHRFRPGTVALREIRKYQKSTELLIRKLPFQRLVREIAQDFKTDLRFQSSAVAALQEAAEAYLVGLFEDTNLCAIHAKRVTIMPKDIQLARRIRGERA from the coding sequence ATGGCTCGTACCAAGCAAACTGCTCGCAAATCAACAGGTGGAAAGGCTCCAAGAAAGCAGCTAGCTACCAAGGCTGCGAGAAAGTCAGCACCGGCGACCGGAGGAGTGAAGAAGCCTCACCGTTTCCGTCCAGGAACTGTGGCTCTCAGGGAAATCAGGAAGTACCAGAAGTCTACTGAGTTGTTGATAAGGAAGCTGCCGTTTCAGAGGCTGGTGAGGGAAATAGCTCAGGATTTCAAGACAGATCTGAGGTTCCAAAGCAGTGCTGTTGCTGCTCTACAAGAGGCAGCCGAAGCTTACCTTGTTGGACTCTTTGAAGACACCAATCTCTGTGCCATTCACGCGAAGAGGGTCACTATAATGCCGAAGGACATTCAGCTGGCCAGGAGGATTCGTGGAGAAAGGGCTTAG